One window from the genome of Borreliella garinii encodes:
- a CDS encoding ParA family protein, whose amino-acid sequence MDKKKTKVITIASIKGGVGKSTSAIILSTLLSKNNKVLLIDMDTQASITSYFYEKIEKLGINFTKFNIYEILKENVDIDSTIINIDNNLDLIPSYLTLHNFSEDKIEYKDFLLKTSLGTLHYKYDYIVIDTNPSLDVTLKNALLCSDYIIIPMTAEKWAVESLDLFNFFVRKLNLFLPIFLIITRFRKNRTHKTLFEMLKTKDGFLGIISEREDLNRRIAENNNFDLNKDYIKEYKNILEIFFKKI is encoded by the coding sequence ATGGATAAAAAAAAAACAAAAGTAATTACAATTGCCTCAATTAAAGGCGGCGTTGGTAAAAGCACAAGTGCAATCATTTTGTCGACTTTATTATCAAAAAATAATAAAGTTCTTTTAATTGATATGGATACTCAAGCATCTATTACTAGTTATTTTTACGAAAAAATAGAAAAACTAGGTATTAATTTTACCAAATTTAATATTTATGAGATTTTAAAAGAAAATGTGGATATTGATAGTACTATTATAAATATAGATAATAATCTTGATCTTATACCTAGCTATCTTACGCTACATAATTTTAGTGAAGATAAAATCGAATATAAAGATTTTTTGTTAAAAACCAGTTTGGGAACTTTGCATTATAAATATGACTATATAGTAATTGATACAAATCCCAGTTTAGATGTTACATTAAAAAATGCACTTTTATGTAGTGACTATATAATAATTCCAATGACAGCTGAAAAGTGGGCAGTGGAAAGTTTGGATTTATTTAATTTCTTTGTAAGAAAATTGAATTTATTTTTACCTATATTTTTAATAATAACAAGATTTAGAAAAAATAGAACACATAAAACATTGTTTGAAATGTTAAAAACAAAAGATGGGTTTTTGGGAATAATATCTGAAAGAGAAGACTTAAATAGACGAATAGCAGAAAATAATAATTTTGATTTAAATAAAGATTATATAAAAGAGTATAAAAATATTTTAGAAATTTTTTTTAAAAAAATATAA
- the bdr gene encoding Bdr family repetitive protein produces MNNLAYRTYNIESIKNEFLNIGFSEEAIDFVFLHNDNYNFEYLKEKLIDVEKNLRKDISNSDTKIDNVEKNLNIKIDNVEKNLNIKIDNVEKNLNIKIDNVEKNLNIKIDNVDTKIDNVEKNLQKDISILNTKIGNVKNELTAKMNSLDIKIDNVEKNLQKEISILNTNLNTKIDNVKNELTSKMNGLDARIDNEVKNLRKDLNMGNRLIHFMILAAAILGPILNALFMKYLQYIK; encoded by the coding sequence ATGAACAATTTAGCGTACAGAACATATAACATAGAAAGTATAAAAAATGAATTTTTAAACATAGGGTTTAGTGAAGAGGCAATAGATTTTGTTTTTCTTCATAATGATAATTATAACTTCGAATATTTAAAAGAAAAATTGATTGATGTAGAGAAGAATTTACGAAAAGATATATCTAATTCAGACACTAAAATAGACAATGTAGAAAAGAATTTAAATATTAAAATAGACAATGTAGAAAAGAATTTAAATATTAAAATAGACAATGTAGAAAAGAATTTAAATATTAAGATAGATAATGTAGAAAAGAATTTAAATATTAAGATAGATAATGTAGATACCAAAATAGATAATGTAGAAAAGAATTTGCAAAAAGATATATCTATTTTAAATACCAAGATAGGCAATGTTAAAAATGAACTTACCGCTAAGATGAATAGTTTAGATATCAAGATAGATAATGTAGAAAAGAATTTGCAAAAAGAAATATCTATTTTAAATACCAATTTAAATACTAAGATAGACAATGTTAAAAATGAACTTACCAGCAAGATGAATGGTTTAGATGCTAGGATAGATAATGAAGTAAAGAATTTGCGTAAAGATCTTAATATGGGGAACAGACTAATACATTTTATGATACTCGCAGCAGCAATTCTCGGACCAATTTTAAATGCTTTATTTATGAAATATTTACAATACATTAAATAA
- a CDS encoding Mlp family lipoprotein, with translation MKIINILFCLFFILLNSCNSDNNDAFNKNNNQEVKSIKKRDLSETEKPKSPEELLKKKLNDDQKKQLDWLKTALTDEGKFIKFLGNDESKIKSALEHIKTQLDKCNGNDEGKNTFKEIVKAALGGNNIDNVNQATCNSQF, from the coding sequence ATGAAGATCATCAATATATTATTTTGTTTATTTTTTATTCTACTAAACAGCTGTAATTCCGATAATAATGACGCTTTTAATAAGAATAACAATCAGGAAGTAAAAAGCATAAAAAAACGTGATTTAAGCGAAACAGAAAAACCAAAATCTCCAGAAGAACTGCTTAAAAAAAAGCTAAATGATGATCAAAAAAAACAACTTGATTGGTTAAAAACCGCTTTAACTGATGAAGGAAAATTTATTAAATTCTTAGGAAATGATGAATCTAAAATAAAATCAGCACTTGAACACATAAAAACTCAACTTGATAAATGCAATGGAAATGATGAAGGAAAAAACACTTTTAAAGAAATAGTTAAAGCAGCCCTTGGGGGCAATAATATAGATAATGTAAATCAAGCAACTTGTAACAGTCAATTCTAA
- a CDS encoding chromosome replication/partitioning protein yields MDIKVNKRDLSDNGNYIIADSALNHYNSLKEKLKINSKKEIYCKLETLKILKEIKDNEYYKLDGYKSFEAFSKDYRLARAQVYNYLKIANAIEDGVIQEEFLIKNGILETLIILRNKESKTIKKSKQNPIKPLRFQLKKQESYYFYKNHAKFTAFILEELLENQKDFLNKLLKKYKQLKG; encoded by the coding sequence TTGGATATTAAGGTAAACAAAAGAGATTTAAGCGATAATGGAAATTATATTATTGCTGATAGTGCATTAAATCATTATAATTCTTTAAAAGAAAAATTAAAAATTAATTCTAAAAAAGAAATCTATTGTAAGTTAGAAACTTTAAAAATTTTAAAAGAAATTAAAGATAATGAATATTATAAACTTGATGGGTATAAAAGTTTTGAAGCTTTTTCTAAAGATTATAGACTTGCAAGAGCACAGGTCTATAATTATTTAAAAATTGCTAATGCAATAGAAGATGGGGTTATACAAGAAGAATTTCTAATAAAAAATGGCATACTGGAAACGTTAATTATATTAAGAAATAAAGAAAGTAAAACAATAAAAAAGTCAAAACAAAACCCGATAAAACCCTTAAGATTTCAGCTTAAAAAACAAGAAAGCTACTATTTTTACAAAAATCATGCTAAATTTACAGCGTTTATTTTGGAAGAACTTCTTGAAAATCAAAAGGATTTTCTTAACAAGCTTTTAAAAAAATATAAACAATTAAAAGGATAA
- a CDS encoding site-specific integrase, whose amino-acid sequence MDVNNYLNLNKGDTDFFLKIFKDYLKVIDENKILKNTLKNSTKTKKENLKPSPKFYITPKTSKLIEKCIKRLKQIDPISGWFVHLLLISGCRGTEMQKVKMEDITTIPSETGEILYNIKVNVAKKRSVACIREIVISSEEYNAIQAAHKNHFEDKNLDTRRTYLFQKTKHKFKDNQISIIHISNKFKNLLKKSGFKVNKSLHLCRNLFISNLKANGYNSFQIKELMKYSSTHEIDNIYGLSSANKIQAYKYAKNSLKL is encoded by the coding sequence ATGGATGTTAATAATTATCTTAATTTAAATAAAGGTGATACAGATTTTTTCCTCAAAATATTTAAAGATTATCTAAAAGTTATAGATGAAAATAAAATTCTTAAAAATACTCTAAAAAATTCAACTAAAACCAAAAAAGAGAATCTAAAACCCAGTCCTAAGTTTTATATAACTCCAAAAACTAGCAAACTAATTGAAAAATGTATAAAAAGGCTAAAACAAATTGATCCAATATCCGGCTGGTTTGTACATCTACTCTTAATAAGTGGATGTAGGGGTACTGAAATGCAAAAAGTAAAAATGGAAGATATTACTACTATACCCAGCGAAACTGGTGAAATTCTTTACAACATAAAAGTAAATGTAGCAAAAAAAAGAAGTGTCGCTTGTATTAGAGAAATTGTCATTAGCTCTGAAGAGTACAACGCTATTCAAGCAGCACACAAAAATCATTTTGAAGATAAAAATCTTGATACAAGGCGTACTTATCTTTTCCAAAAAACTAAACACAAGTTTAAAGACAATCAAATTAGCATTATCCATATTTCTAATAAATTCAAAAATCTTCTTAAAAAATCAGGATTCAAAGTAAATAAATCACTTCATTTATGCAGAAATTTATTTATTTCAAATTTAAAAGCTAATGGTTATAATTCTTTTCAAATTAAAGAACTTATGAAATACTCTTCAACCCATGAAATTGATAATATCTACGGACTCTCTTCTGCTAACAAAATTCAAGCTTATAAATACGCCAAAAATAGCTTAAAGCTGTAG
- a CDS encoding plasmid maintenance protein produces the protein MEHLSNDTKSPNCHNKHQHKLIVLISTLEYINKKYPKYIQSIILYYFNKNLKRNGQNPVKLKTLQNYLYELAKKLKVTTNYHKHLGVNCGTEIYYKLNYEKKECHHKINKFFLGKKHSRFEKRVEMGLKEKFTKNGSVDFEECLSNINNNTKEEKKKQIEKCQIIKYFNKCNFKCKEILPFILKLDVNKGSKIKMLKASKMIETKLFKNKFLFLNKSCFKDKQNKLKEILENTKKQLEKNGYNTEQLETEFKKIYENYKNKPHFIIEHQKYNDLSKITFKLEKSIKFKKENSQKDCENIKKNIFNILIERLKEKANIEIIKPIIKAYLNNKKKLEYNKVFDTYYHELLKIMQNENNSPMLEEFSKKVV, from the coding sequence ATGGAGCATTTATCAAATGACACAAAAAGTCCAAATTGCCACAATAAGCATCAACATAAATTAATAGTTCTTATTTCAACACTAGAATACATAAACAAAAAATATCCAAAATATATCCAAAGCATCATACTCTATTACTTTAATAAAAACCTAAAAAGAAATGGTCAAAATCCCGTTAAGCTAAAAACTCTGCAAAATTATCTTTACGAATTAGCAAAAAAGCTAAAAGTCACAACAAACTACCATAAACACTTGGGTGTAAATTGCGGCACTGAAATTTACTATAAACTTAATTATGAAAAAAAAGAGTGTCACCATAAGATAAACAAATTCTTTTTAGGAAAAAAACATTCAAGATTTGAAAAAAGAGTTGAAATGGGCCTTAAAGAGAAATTTACTAAAAATGGGAGTGTAGATTTTGAGGAGTGTTTAAGTAATATAAATAATAACACAAAAGAAGAAAAGAAAAAACAGATAGAAAAGTGTCAAATAATCAAATATTTCAATAAATGTAACTTTAAATGTAAAGAAATTCTTCCTTTTATTTTAAAATTAGATGTTAATAAAGGATCAAAAATTAAAATGCTTAAAGCCTCAAAAATGATTGAGACTAAGCTATTTAAAAATAAATTTTTATTTTTAAATAAATCTTGCTTTAAAGATAAGCAAAATAAACTAAAAGAAATTCTAGAAAATACCAAAAAACAATTAGAAAAAAACGGATACAATACTGAACAATTGGAAACAGAATTTAAAAAAATATATGAAAACTACAAAAATAAGCCGCATTTTATTATTGAACATCAAAAATATAACGATTTAAGCAAAATAACGTTTAAATTAGAGAAATCGATTAAATTTAAAAAAGAAAATTCACAAAAAGATTGTGAGAATATAAAGAAAAACATTTTCAACATACTTATTGAACGGCTAAAAGAAAAGGCAAATATTGAAATTATAAAGCCAATTATAAAAGCTTATTTGAATAACAAAAAGAAATTAGAATATAATAAAGTATTTGATACATATTATCATGAATTATTAAAAATAATGCAAAATGAAAATAATTCTCCAATGCTAGAAGAATTCAGCAAAAAGGTTGTATGA
- a CDS encoding DUF261 domain-containing protein: MLISKIKQNNRSLLGEIQRWGCYFLCLHYYTSVLKNIEFNAFGINVAYRRFLGLGYIKSNCFIKNPCMILNYYGIRTSVRYESFGYFAAANEFEISEVKITGVNGTHFIATKEKEILYDSLDLRARGKIFKVTSKRIFKLK; the protein is encoded by the coding sequence ATGCTTATTAGTAAAATAAAACAAAACAATAGGAGTTTACTCGGAGAAATACAGAGATGGGGGTGCTATTTTTTATGTTTGCATTATTATACAAGTGTGCTTAAGAATATTGAATTTAATGCTTTTGGCATAAATGTGGCGTATCGCAGATTTTTAGGACTTGGATACATTAAAAGCAATTGTTTTATTAAAAATCCTTGCATGATACTAAATTACTATGGTATTAGAACTAGTGTGAGATATGAATCTTTTGGTTACTTTGCAGCTGCAAATGAATTTGAAATAAGTGAAGTTAAAATCACGGGGGTTAATGGAACACACTTTATTGCTACAAAAGAGAAAGAAATATTATATGATTCACTTGATTTAAGGGCTCGTGGAAAAATATTTAAAGTAACTTCAAAGCGAATATTTAAGCTTAAGTAG
- a CDS encoding ERF family protein: protein MNNVSTNNNQNIQNNIQAKISFRKDMKTLKMNLPGIDKSLKGYGYKYQNFNEIVREIKNVINKHNLELDFEQFPTFTHDPYGRVHVVRTTFYSTISGYEESFDTPILTENLQWNNENGSKSVNTTPQLVGSAITYFKRYALVACLNIESEVDTDAAPIYNNYENGNSMPNKQVNINQEQVQKKEQKQEINQIQKNNTIQNQRRDINQEQKKDRLYYYGVFKEALSNIKNWVNSATTKDNINSIIQKISFIQKIDPNNVDDIKKIEADLIAHFEKNSDFKSINYWAEIIKDYFKRNNRLKDLQDFEKFMAFKRTAYGPSPLLFFCTLKEDKQFDYIFAA, encoded by the coding sequence ATGAACAATGTTTCAACAAACAATAATCAAAATATACAAAATAATATTCAAGCAAAAATAAGCTTCAGAAAAGATATGAAAACCCTAAAAATGAATTTACCAGGTATTGACAAGAGTCTTAAAGGATATGGATACAAATATCAGAATTTTAACGAAATAGTTAGAGAAATAAAAAACGTTATTAATAAGCACAATTTGGAGCTTGATTTTGAGCAATTCCCAACTTTTACACATGATCCATATGGTAGAGTTCATGTTGTTAGGACCACATTCTACAGCACAATCAGTGGGTATGAAGAGTCTTTTGATACACCAATACTTACAGAAAATTTACAATGGAATAATGAAAATGGGTCTAAAAGTGTAAATACAACGCCACAACTAGTTGGTTCAGCTATTACTTATTTTAAAAGGTACGCTTTAGTTGCATGTCTTAACATAGAAAGTGAAGTTGATACTGATGCAGCCCCTATTTACAATAATTATGAAAACGGGAATTCTATGCCCAACAAGCAAGTTAATATCAATCAAGAACAAGTACAAAAAAAGGAACAAAAACAAGAGATTAATCAAATTCAAAAAAATAACACTATTCAAAACCAGAGAAGAGATATTAATCAAGAACAAAAAAAAGATAGGCTTTATTATTATGGGGTTTTTAAAGAAGCGTTGTCTAATATAAAAAATTGGGTAAATAGCGCTACAACAAAAGATAATATAAACTCAATTATTCAAAAAATAAGTTTTATTCAGAAAATAGACCCCAATAATGTTGATGATATCAAGAAAATTGAAGCTGATTTAATTGCGCATTTTGAGAAAAATAGTGATTTTAAGAGTATAAACTATTGGGCAGAGATTATAAAAGACTATTTTAAGAGAAATAATAGATTAAAAGATTTACAAGATTTTGAAAAGTTTATGGCGTTTAAGAGGACTGCTTATGGCCCTAGCCCACTATTATTCTTTTGTACGTTGAAAGAAGATAAACAATTTGATTATATATTTGCGGCATAG
- a CDS encoding DUF244 domain-containing protein, translating to MNNVSEKNQENIQNGVSNMIHAEQQSFTGCEVFEEKALPIKEKSKLSKIGKKLPGISSQECFRFNRNIDFSLQRSKLDKYGASEVGTVVIGGAGLKDVMINSVLKYFGMSLPFEENLYMLKGKELENLGFREFVKAYGDNIAVLYKNKYANGVDKYNYFKKIDNFEPLVGSTIDGWFMNIYGDIELLEIKSSDSTYISSAIEEYNKNGNFLSSKYFFKYYVQAQMQLACTGLEYCNLFFLIDAAPVNCKIKRNDSLISKVLNFVLKCEREVFNIRTEIVKNNQVKLLISNNIDNDTFNKLVEEIEELVVKSDFYQSGVEFDWINEFVEYVECVNFEIQTEESAINLEHNLIEINNLKVELNKIQNENKKREKPIKDLLKIKIDKIMDEYPLINHRNYRFKQFVFNYDPKKRAIADRFKELAPINNKVFVPSNMSNIAYENSVPF from the coding sequence ATGAACAATGTTTCAGAAAAAAATCAAGAAAATATTCAAAATGGAGTGTCCAACATGATACATGCTGAGCAACAAAGTTTTACTGGATGTGAAGTATTTGAGGAAAAAGCTCTTCCAATTAAAGAAAAAAGCAAATTAAGCAAGATAGGCAAAAAATTACCAGGAATAAGTAGTCAAGAGTGTTTTAGATTTAATCGTAATATTGATTTTAGTTTGCAAAGAAGCAAGCTAGATAAATATGGAGCTAGTGAAGTGGGGACTGTTGTAATTGGTGGCGCTGGTCTTAAAGACGTAATGATAAATAGTGTGCTTAAATATTTTGGCATGAGTTTGCCTTTTGAAGAGAATTTATACATGTTAAAAGGTAAAGAGTTGGAAAATTTAGGATTTAGAGAATTTGTTAAGGCGTATGGTGATAATATTGCCGTTTTGTATAAAAATAAATATGCCAACGGCGTTGACAAATATAATTATTTCAAAAAAATAGACAATTTTGAGCCTTTAGTAGGCTCAACAATTGATGGATGGTTTATGAATATTTATGGTGATATAGAGCTTTTAGAGATTAAGAGTAGTGATTCTACTTATATAAGTAGTGCTATTGAAGAGTATAATAAAAATGGCAATTTTTTAAGTAGTAAGTATTTTTTCAAATACTATGTGCAGGCGCAAATGCAACTAGCATGTACTGGACTTGAGTATTGTAATTTGTTCTTTTTAATAGACGCTGCACCAGTTAATTGTAAGATAAAGAGAAATGATTCTTTAATATCAAAAGTGCTTAATTTTGTTCTTAAATGTGAACGTGAAGTTTTCAATATAAGAACCGAAATTGTTAAAAACAATCAGGTTAAGTTATTAATATCCAACAATATTGATAATGATACGTTTAATAAGCTTGTTGAAGAGATTGAAGAGTTGGTAGTAAAGAGTGATTTTTATCAATCTGGAGTTGAGTTTGATTGGATAAATGAATTTGTAGAGTATGTTGAGTGTGTAAATTTTGAGATTCAAACTGAGGAGTCTGCTATAAATCTTGAACACAATCTTATTGAGATTAATAACTTAAAAGTAGAACTAAATAAAATTCAAAATGAAAACAAAAAAAGAGAAAAACCTATAAAAGATTTGCTCAAAATTAAAATTGATAAGATTATGGATGAGTATCCACTAATAAATCATAGGAATTACAGATTCAAACAATTTGTATTCAATTATGATCCTAAAAAAAGAGCAATAGCAGATAGATTTAAAGAACTTGCACCAATAAATAATAAAGTCTTTGTGCCGAGCAATATGAGTAATATAGCATATGAAAATAGTGTCCCCTTTTGA